The genomic stretch AATGAAAGAAAATACTGACAGAAACATATTAAAAGAGCTAATAAAAAGCAAAAAAGAGCAGGAAGCTTTGAGAGATTATTTAAGAATAGTAAGAGATTTAGACATAATAGATGTGCTTACTCCAAGCCAAAAGGCTTTATTAAATAAAAAGATGCAGTAATATAGGTTTATAAGGTATGAGCGGTGCTGGTATTATGGCGTATGAAGATAATATAGAAGCTTTTAAAGCAGGTAATGAAGAAGCTTACAAAGAGCTTGTAGAAATGTATAAAAAACCGCTGTTTAATTTGGTTTATTCTATCATTTCAAACAGCGAAGAAGCAGAAGAAATCGTGCAGGACGTTTTTGTAAGTTTTTATATAAAAAGAGAAAGTTTTGAAGGCAGAAGTAAAATATATACTTGGCTTTACAGAGTATCTTTTAATAGGGCAGTAGATCATATAAGAAAAAGAGAAAGAGAGAAAAAATACAGGATAAAAGAATATAGAAACTCAGAAGTGCAGGAATCTGATAATGATAATAGTATTAATAAGATTATATTAGCAGAGGCATTATCAAAGTTGGAAGATGATTTTCGTATACCGCTTATGATGGCAGAATATGAAAATTATTCTTATAATGAAATATCTGAAACACTGGATCTGCCTGTTAATACGGTAAGAACCAGAATATTCAGAGCTAGAAAAAAACTTTTATCTATTATGCAAAAGATGGGGGTAACTTTATGAAAAATAATCATGAATATTATGAAATGCTTATAAGCAGATATAAAGACAATGATTTAGACAGCAATGAAATATTTGAGATGGAAAAACATCTGTCTTCTTGTAAATCATGTCAGAAGTTTAAAGAAGAACTTGATTCTATGTCATCTATACTATGCGGTAAAAAACTTATAATAGTACATAAAAAGAAAATATTTAATAAAAATAAAGTAATAGCTTCTATAGGATCTCTGGCAGCTGCTTTATTAATATTTGCAGGTGTTAATAGCCTATATAAACAGCAGTCTGACGATAATTCTGCTATAATAGCAAATAACTCTTCTTCAATGAAAACAGTTATAGACTATAATATAAGCGATGAAGACTATACTCCTCTATCAAGTTATTTCAGCTACAGCGATGAAGAAAATACAGATGAAGGAAGCGAAGAAATATCAATAATGTCAGCTTATATTTATTATATGGGCAAATAAACAAGTTAAATAGTTTTAGCTAATTGCTTTACAGTTTCAGGCAGTATTCTATGTTCTTCTAAAAGCACTCTTTTTTGTAAAGTTTCAGGAGTATCATCTTCTTTTACAGCTACTCTAGCCTGCATTATTATATCTCCTCCGTCTATTACTTCAGTTACATAATGCACAGTACAGCCAGACTCTTTTTCTTTATTTGCAATAACTGCCTCATGTACATGAATTCCGTACATTCCCTTTCCTCCGTATTTTGGAAGAAGAGATGGGTGTATATTAATAATTTTTCCTTTCCATTTTTTTATAAAATTAGTATCTACTATTGATAAAAATCCTGCTAACACTACTAAATCTATGTTATTAAGATGTTTGTCTATAGTATTAAACAAATCATTTTTATGCATTTTTTTATCTATAATAACAGAAGATATACCAAATCTTTTAGCTATACTAATACCCTTGCATTGTCTATCAGCTATAACAATATCAATTTGATAATCATCTTTATCTTGCATCTCTATTAGAGAAAGTAAATTACTTCCGCCTCCAGAAATCAAAACAGCTATTCTAAGCATATTCCACTCTTACCCTTATCTTCATTTTTTGTAATATAACCAATATCATAAGCCTCTTCATTCATATCTTTCAAATCTCTTATAATATTATCTTTATCATCTTTGGAAGCTATTATAACGAAGCCTATACCCATATTAAAAGTATTGTACATCTCTTCTTCTTTAATATTTCCAAGATACCTTATATAATTGAATATATTAGGAGTTTGAAAACTGTCTTTTTTAATAACAGCTTTATACCCTTTAGCAATAGCACGCGGAACATTTTCTATTAATCCGCCTCCTGTAATATGAGCCATTCCTTTTATATTATATTTTTCTAATAGAGGAAGAACTTTTTTTACATATATTTTAGTGGGAACTAAAAGAGTCTCGCCTATTTTTTCACCTTCAAATACAGCATTATAATCGCGTACAAGTTTTCTTATAAGAGAAAATCCATTGCTGTGAAAACCAGAAGAAGAAATACCTATAACAGCATCATCTTCAGCAACATTAGCTCCGTCTATAATTTTATCTTTTTCCACAACCCCTACACAGAAACCAGCAATATCATAATCACCCTCTTTATAAAAACCCGGCATTTCAGCAGTCTCTCCGCCTATCAAAGCAGCACCCGCCTCATAACAGCCGTCAGCAATACCTTTTACTATTAAACTAGCAGTTTCTCCGTTTAATTTACCGCAGGCTAAATAATCCAAAAAGAAAATAGGCTTTGCCCCATGACAAAGTACATCATTAACACACATAGCAACAGCATCTATACCTACTGTATCATACTTTTTCATAGAAAATGCTATTTCAAGTTTTGTTCCTACTCCGTCAGTACCAGAAACTAATACCGGATTATTATATTTGCCAAGCTCATACATAGCACCAAAACTTCCTATAGTATTAAGTACATTTGAATGCATAGTTTTGGCAACTACTTCTTTCATAAGAGAAACAGCTTTGTAGCCTTCTTCTCTATTAACTCCGCTGTCTGCATAAGAAATACTCATAAATAATTCCCTTAATTTTTTAGATTATTTTTTTATTGATAAATAAGATAGCTATTAGTATACCAATATTTTTTTTATTTACAAGAATAATTTTTTTATTTATAAAAAATAGTTTAAATAACAAAAAAATAATAAATATCAAACTTCTATAAAATATAATTTTTATAGAAAATGAATAAAAAAGCAATGAATTTATATGAAATTCATTGCTTATATAATTATTAAAACACAAAAAATATATTATAAATCCTGTGCTATCTCTTCAATTTTGAATATTTCAAGTATATCACCTTTTTTGATATCGTTAAAGTTTTCTATAGAAGCACCACATTCATAACCAGTGGCAACTTCTTTAACATCGTCTTTTACACGTCTCAAACTAGAAATCTTACTTGTGTATATAAGTACATTATCACGCATAACTCTTACGCTAGCATTTCTCTCTATTTTACCACTAGTTACATAACAACCAGCAATAGTACCAACTTTAGGAACATGGAATACATCTCTCACTTCAACAGTACCAATATCAACTTCTTTTTTAATTCTTTCAAGAGAACCTTTCATAGCATTTTGAATAGCTTCTATTGCCTCATAAATAATATCATATCTTTCTATAGGTATTCCTAATTTTTCAGCAAGCTCTCTAGCTTTAGCAGAAGGACGTACTCTATAAGCAATAATAATTGCATTAGAAGCATGAGCTAAGTTTACATCGCTTTCAGTAACAGCCCCAGATGCACTGTATATAGAAACAAAACGTATTTTATCACTTTGTATTTTATTAAGAGCATCTCTCAAAGCCTCAGCACTTCCCTGAACATCAGCTTTTATTATAACCTTAAACTCTTTCATAGCATCAGAAGCTATTTTTTCATAAAGGTTTTCTAAAGTAACTTTAACATTAGCTTTCAAAGCCTCCTGCTGTTTTAACTGAACTCTTTTATCAGCTATAGCTTTAGCCTCTTTTTCATCAAGCATAACATTAAATGCTTCTCCAGCTTCAGGAGTTTTTTCAAATCCTAAAACCTCAACAGGAGTAGAAGGCAAAGCCTTTGTAACTCTCTGCCCCAAATCATTAACCATAGCCCTAACTTTACCAACAGAAAGCCCGCATACAAAATAGTCTCCGATTTTTAGAGTACCATTTTGCACAAGCACAGTACCAACCGGTCCTCTTCCTTGGTCAAGCGAGGCTTCTAAAACTATACCTATGGCTTCTCTATTAGGATTAGCCTTTAATTCAAGCATTTCAGCCTGAAGTATAATAGCTTCTAATAATTCATTGATACCCTGTTTAGTTAAAGCACTAACACCTATATACTGGGTATCTCCGCCCCATTCTTCCGGAGTAAGTCCGTATTCTGACAATGAAGCTTTAACTTTATCCATAGAAGCATTAGGCAGATCCATTTTATTAACGGCAACTATTATAGGTACATTAGCTTCTTTAGCATGATTTAAGGCCTCTATTGTCTGCGGCATAACTCCGTCATCAGAAGCAACAACAAGTATTACTATATCTGTACTTTTAGCTCCCCTTGCTCTCATCATAGTAAATGCTGCGTGTCCCGGAGTATCGATAAAAGCTATTTCGCCGCTAGGTATTTTTACTTTATAAGCACCGATATTCTGAGTAATTCCGCCGCTTTCTTTTGAAGTAATATTACTATGTCTTATAGCATCAAGAAGAGAGGTTTTACCATGGTCAACATGCCCCATAATTGTTACTACTGGAGGACGAGGTTTTAAATCTTCTTCTTTATCCGCTTTTACTTCAATAGTAGCCTCTTCCTGTAAAGATACAACATTAACTTTACAGCCGAAATCATCAGCTATAATTGTAGCAGTGTCTGAATCTATTATATCATTAACTCTAGCCATAGTACCCATACCCATAAGTTTGGATATGATGTCGGAGGCTCTTAAATTCATCTTTTTAGCTAAATCGCCTACAGTAATTGTTTCCATTATGCTGATTTCTTTTTCAACACTGGCAAGTCTTTGTTCCTGCTGACGTTTTTTAGCCTGCATTTTATTAAAGATTTTATTTTCCTGTCTTTGAGCTGCTTCTGCTTTAGAATCTTTCTGAGAAGATTTTTTATCGTATTCTTTATCTTTTTTCTCGTAATCTCTTTTCTTATTATCTTTTTTATTATCTTTCTTGAAAGAAGATACATCATCTGCAGGCGGAGTAATTTGCTGTAATTTATTATCTTTAGCTTCTCTGTTATTATTAAAATCTTTATGTTCTCTGCTGCCATGAGAATAATTCTTATTTTTGTTTTCTCTATTATCCCTATTATCTCTGCTGTTAAAGTTTTTAGCAGCATTTTCAGAATTATTATCCTGTTTTTGAACTTCCTGTTTATCAGATTTATTATGTATTATAATTTTCTTTTTAACTATAACTTTTTTAACTTTCTTCACAGCTGCAGTTGCCTGACTGTCATCATTATTACTGCTATTATTATTAGCTTTTTTTATTATAACTTTAGGCTTATTATCAGCTTGTGAGCTTTCCTGATTTAAATTTTTTTCATTATTCTCATTTTTTTGAGACATTATTTTCCTTTCCCATTTATATTAGATTTTAATTATTTGTTCTTGGCAATAAATCATTACTTTGAGGCATTATAGCTGTATTTGTTGCATTAGGATCTCCTATTTGAGGAGGAAGTATGCTTGCTTCACCCAAAACAGCTGTATTTCTTTCTATCACTGCTTTATCTTTTAAATCCTGTATATCTCTTTGAACTAATTGTTCTGCATAAGCATTTTTATATAATTGAGCAACTAAAGGAGCTGTTTCTGTATTATATGCTGTTATACCATACATTTGAGTTAATTGTTGTTTAGCCTGTTCAAAGAAAGCCTGAGCCTGTTCAGGAGTTGGGTCTGGTATATTTTTAGCGGCATCAGAAATAAGTTTAGTTAAATAATACTGAAACTTAACATTTCTTACTGAAAGGTTTATAAAATCTTTAGCTTCCTGAGTTTCAAAGAATTTTTCTTCCTCAGCTTTTTTGAATAATAAAACAGTATTTATTAATTGGTCTGCATACATTTGCTTAGTAGCTGCATCATTAGCATATAGAGCTATTTGATCTGCTGTAGCTCCTTGAAGTACCAAAGCTGCTTCTAAATCTTTATTGAAATTAGTTTGGTTTACAGTGAAGTCATCTATTTTTAATACCCAATCGCCTTCTCCGCCTTTTAAATAAGATATAGAATCAGATGAAGAAGAACTGCTGCTTCCGCTTCCTTGATTTTGAGAGCAGGCTATTATAGGTAATGCTGTTAATATTAATAATAGTTTTTTTAAGTTTTTCAAACTCATAAAATTATACTCCTTAAAAAAATAAAAAACAGTTTATTAGTTTTATAGTGTATCATATATAATTTTTTATGCAAGTAAAAACAAATAATTTTTTACATAGATATTTATAAATTATTTTTATTTATTTCTTTCCAGAATACATACTTATTACTAAATTCGGCAGTTCTTTTTCTAATATTCCATACCAAATGGATTTTCTTCTTTTTAAAGTTTTGCTGCTCATAGCATAATTCATAAGTTTATTATAAGTTTCATTTGCCTTCTGAACATTCTGAAATATAGGTATATGATTAGCTGGAAATATTTCAGATATATTAGCTTCTATATCTTTCTTTATAACAACATCGTATATAGGCAAAACTTTTTCGTATCCTGCACAAATACTTTCGGCATATTCCAAAACCATTTTATCAAAATTCGGTATAGTTTTTAGTAATCTTATTATTAAAGCAAAAGTATCTATAGCCTCTTTATAATTTTCTTTAACTACATATGCTCCATTAGCTTTATCACATAAATCACATATAGTATTATTTGTATAGCTTGATATATATTCATTAACATGTTCATCTATTTGGAAAGGAGGCATTGATTTTGCAACTTTTGATATAAGGTCCAAAACAGCAGTAAACATTCTCTGTTTCCACAAATTACCCTTCACGCTTTTGATAAGCTCTTCCATCTCATTGAAAAATGATTCTTTATATTTTTCATCTGGATTAAATATAGCTTCTACTATTGGTATCTCTGTACCTTTAAATGATATCATACCATTATCATAAAAAGATATAATATTTTTTTCAAATATTTCACTTTTAACTTTGCTGTTTTCTTTTAAGAAGTTGAACTGTAAATTTTTAGTTACTATTACTTTATTTTCTTTAGGTGCTAAAGTATTGGCTCTTGCCTGCATTCTTGCTGCATTGTTAATTAAAAACCCTGATAAATCCCCGTCTTCTGTAATTATTAATGAACTATTAGTGTTGCCGCCTGATATTCCGGCACTTATCTTAAACTCTGGAAGACCTGATGTATCAATGCTAGGATATTCTTTCAATAATCTCTTCTTGCTTAATACTCCTATAATTGCTATAGTAGCACTTAAAGCATCAGTAGCAGTTGGACATACCATAATAATTTCATCACCCTGCTTTCTATGCGATATAACATTATAAAACTTTGTAACCTCACTTACTTTGTTTTGCATAAGATCATCTAAGGCATGAAGTTTGGATAAATTATTTTTATTCTCTTCGCAGAACTTTGTATAACCATGTATATCAAGCATTGCTATATAAACATCAGCTATTGATAAACTTAATTTCAAATCGCCTGCAAAACTATATTTCGGATTTTCAATAACAAACTGAGACCATAATTTGG from Brachyspira murdochii DSM 12563 encodes the following:
- a CDS encoding RNA polymerase sigma factor, yielding MSGAGIMAYEDNIEAFKAGNEEAYKELVEMYKKPLFNLVYSIISNSEEAEEIVQDVFVSFYIKRESFEGRSKIYTWLYRVSFNRAVDHIRKREREKKYRIKEYRNSEVQESDNDNSINKIILAEALSKLEDDFRIPLMMAEYENYSYNEISETLDLPVNTVRTRIFRARKKLLSIMQKMGVTL
- a CDS encoding zf-HC2 domain-containing protein translates to MKNNHEYYEMLISRYKDNDLDSNEIFEMEKHLSSCKSCQKFKEELDSMSSILCGKKLIIVHKKKIFNKNKVIASIGSLAAALLIFAGVNSLYKQQSDDNSAIIANNSSSMKTVIDYNISDEDYTPLSSYFSYSDEENTDEGSEEISIMSAYIYYMGK
- the purN gene encoding phosphoribosylglycinamide formyltransferase, giving the protein MLRIAVLISGGGSNLLSLIEMQDKDDYQIDIVIADRQCKGISIAKRFGISSVIIDKKMHKNDLFNTIDKHLNNIDLVVLAGFLSIVDTNFIKKWKGKIINIHPSLLPKYGGKGMYGIHVHEAVIANKEKESGCTVHYVTEVIDGGDIIMQARVAVKEDDTPETLQKRVLLEEHRILPETVKQLAKTI
- the purM gene encoding phosphoribosylformylglycinamidine cyclo-ligase, with translation MSISYADSGVNREEGYKAVSLMKEVVAKTMHSNVLNTIGSFGAMYELGKYNNPVLVSGTDGVGTKLEIAFSMKKYDTVGIDAVAMCVNDVLCHGAKPIFFLDYLACGKLNGETASLIVKGIADGCYEAGAALIGGETAEMPGFYKEGDYDIAGFCVGVVEKDKIIDGANVAEDDAVIGISSSGFHSNGFSLIRKLVRDYNAVFEGEKIGETLLVPTKIYVKKVLPLLEKYNIKGMAHITGGGLIENVPRAIAKGYKAVIKKDSFQTPNIFNYIRYLGNIKEEEMYNTFNMGIGFVIIASKDDKDNIIRDLKDMNEEAYDIGYITKNEDKGKSGICLE
- the infB gene encoding translation initiation factor IF-2 encodes the protein MSQKNENNEKNLNQESSQADNKPKVIIKKANNNSSNNDDSQATAAVKKVKKVIVKKKIIIHNKSDKQEVQKQDNNSENAAKNFNSRDNRDNRENKNKNYSHGSREHKDFNNNREAKDNKLQQITPPADDVSSFKKDNKKDNKKRDYEKKDKEYDKKSSQKDSKAEAAQRQENKIFNKMQAKKRQQEQRLASVEKEISIMETITVGDLAKKMNLRASDIISKLMGMGTMARVNDIIDSDTATIIADDFGCKVNVVSLQEEATIEVKADKEEDLKPRPPVVTIMGHVDHGKTSLLDAIRHSNITSKESGGITQNIGAYKVKIPSGEIAFIDTPGHAAFTMMRARGAKSTDIVILVVASDDGVMPQTIEALNHAKEANVPIIVAVNKMDLPNASMDKVKASLSEYGLTPEEWGGDTQYIGVSALTKQGINELLEAIILQAEMLELKANPNREAIGIVLEASLDQGRGPVGTVLVQNGTLKIGDYFVCGLSVGKVRAMVNDLGQRVTKALPSTPVEVLGFEKTPEAGEAFNVMLDEKEAKAIADKRVQLKQQEALKANVKVTLENLYEKIASDAMKEFKVIIKADVQGSAEALRDALNKIQSDKIRFVSIYSASGAVTESDVNLAHASNAIIIAYRVRPSAKARELAEKLGIPIERYDIIYEAIEAIQNAMKGSLERIKKEVDIGTVEVRDVFHVPKVGTIAGCYVTSGKIERNASVRVMRDNVLIYTSKISSLRRVKDDVKEVATGYECGASIENFNDIKKGDILEIFKIEEIAQDL